The following coding sequences are from one Bacillus solimangrovi window:
- a CDS encoding peptide chain release factor 3 — MSKNETILPRRTFAIISHPDAGKTTLTEKFLHLGGMLRSAGTVKGKKTGKYATSDWMEIEKQRGISVTSSVIQFIYQDNMINLLDTPGHEDFSEDTYRTLTAVDTAVMVIDGTKGIEEQTVKLFKVCKMRGIPILTFINKLDREGKDPLELLEEIEDVLGIETYPVTWPSGMGKGFNGVYNRFEKRFEKYDENGEGHMLPLDIDGETNPDALDEMAFEQLQEEVMLLEEAGDAFSKEKVAAGELTPVFFGSAITGFGVQSFLDAFIHLSNAPQPRNSTIGEIGPEHEEFSGFIFKIQANMNPAHRDRIAFLRVCSGEFERGMTVKLTRTGKAIKLSQSSQFFAASRETVDKAYPGDIIGIYDTGNYQIGDTLAASNGELQFEALPTFPPELFAKVYAKNALKQKHFYKGIEQLVQEGAIQLYKTPFFEDYIIGAVGELQFQVFEHRMNNEYNVNIVMERQKYGIAKWIVDGEVKDNISDSRKLLVKDQHERSVLLFENDFSLRWFEDKNPDIKLGGPERIK; from the coding sequence ATGAGTAAAAATGAAACGATACTTCCACGCAGAACCTTCGCTATCATTTCTCACCCTGATGCAGGGAAAACGACATTAACGGAGAAGTTTTTGCATCTTGGAGGAATGTTACGTTCAGCTGGAACAGTAAAAGGTAAGAAAACAGGGAAATACGCAACATCAGATTGGATGGAAATAGAGAAACAAAGAGGGATTTCAGTTACATCAAGTGTTATTCAATTCATCTATCAAGATAATATGATTAACTTACTTGATACTCCTGGTCATGAGGATTTCAGTGAAGATACGTATCGAACGTTAACAGCGGTAGATACAGCAGTTATGGTCATTGATGGAACGAAAGGGATCGAAGAACAAACGGTAAAGTTATTTAAAGTATGTAAAATGCGTGGTATTCCAATATTAACTTTCATTAATAAGCTTGACAGGGAAGGTAAAGACCCATTGGAATTACTTGAAGAAATTGAAGATGTACTTGGTATTGAAACATACCCAGTAACGTGGCCATCAGGTATGGGGAAAGGTTTTAACGGAGTATATAATCGTTTTGAGAAAAGATTTGAAAAGTACGATGAGAACGGTGAAGGGCATATGTTGCCATTGGATATTGATGGTGAAACGAACCCAGATGCGCTAGATGAAATGGCATTTGAACAACTTCAAGAGGAAGTTATGTTGCTTGAAGAAGCAGGGGATGCTTTTTCTAAAGAAAAAGTAGCAGCAGGAGAACTAACTCCTGTATTTTTCGGAAGTGCGATTACTGGTTTTGGTGTGCAATCTTTCTTAGATGCTTTTATCCACCTTTCAAATGCACCACAACCGAGAAATTCAACAATTGGTGAGATAGGTCCTGAACATGAAGAGTTTTCAGGTTTTATCTTTAAAATTCAGGCGAACATGAACCCAGCGCATCGTGATCGAATCGCATTCTTACGTGTATGTTCAGGAGAGTTTGAACGAGGTATGACTGTCAAACTTACTCGCACTGGTAAAGCAATCAAATTAAGTCAATCTAGTCAATTCTTCGCAGCTAGTCGTGAAACAGTTGATAAAGCTTATCCAGGAGATATTATTGGAATATACGATACTGGAAATTATCAAATTGGAGATACACTTGCTGCATCGAATGGAGAACTCCAATTTGAAGCATTGCCGACGTTTCCACCAGAATTATTTGCTAAAGTGTATGCAAAAAATGCACTGAAACAAAAGCATTTCTACAAAGGGATTGAACAGCTTGTACAAGAAGGTGCAATTCAGCTCTACAAGACACCCTTCTTTGAAGATTATATTATCGGTGCGGTCGGTGAACTGCAATTCCAAGTATTTGAGCATCGCATGAACAATGAATATAACGTGAACATTGTGATGGAAAGACAAAAGTATGGTATTGCGAAGTGGATAGTTGATGGTGAAGTAAAGGACAATATTTCAGATTCCCGTAAGTTACTCGTAAAAGATCAGCATGAACGTTCAGTTCTTTTATTTGAAAATGATTTCTCATTAAGATGGTTCGAAGATAAAAATCCAGATATTAAGTTAGGTGGACCAGAACGAATAAAGTAA